One Dermacentor silvarum isolate Dsil-2018 unplaced genomic scaffold, BIME_Dsil_1.4 Seq601, whole genome shotgun sequence DNA window includes the following coding sequences:
- the LOC119435299 gene encoding heat shock protein 75 kDa, mitochondrial: MVHRAVCLRALLAAAGRSTGGAAGFQQRLLWSAPRRFSSTATARLLLEGGQQRWRPVLWALRPYSTQPESKEHTIIKNDERGSGPSEMREFRAETRMLLDIVARSLYSEKEVFVRELVSNASDALEKLRYVRLTEPESVSADSTEAPLQIHIATNKLANTFTIQDTGIGMTREEMVDSLGTIARSGSKEFLQKLAANDGNANSIIGQFGVGFYSAFMVANRVEVFSQSRRAGAKAVRWSSDGSGQYEISEAEGVQEGTKIVLTLKPDCSDFADGDFVGKVIEKYSNFVGSAIYLNGRQVNTLQVRYLNACGLF, from the exons ATGGTGCACAGAGCAGTTTGCTTGCGTGCGCTACTAGCTGCGGCTGGTCGTTCCACTGGAGGTGCTGCCGGCTTCCAGCAACGGCTGCTCTGGAGCGCGCCGCGTCGCTTCAGCAGCACGGCGACTGCTCGGTTGCTGTTGGAAGGGGGGCAGCAACGGTGGCGTCCTGTATTGTGGGCTTTACGGCCCTACTCGACACAGCCGGAGTCCAAGGAACACACTATCATTAAG AATGATGAACGTGGAAGTGGGCCAAGTGAAATGCGTGAGTTCCGGGCAGAGACGCGCATGTTGCTGGACATTGTGGCCAGGTCGCTGTACTCAGAAAAAGAGGTGTTTGTGCGTGAGCTGGTATCAAATGCAAGTGATGCCCTTGAGAAGCTGCGTTATGTGCGACTCACAGAACCCGAGTCGGTATCGGCAGACTCCACTGAAGCGCCCCTGCAAATCCACATTGCCACCAACAAGCTGGCCAACACGTTCACCATCCAGGACACGGGCATCGGCATGACGCGAGAGGAA ATGGTTGACAGTTTAGGCACCATAGCACGATCAGGCTCCAAAGAGTTCCTCCAGAAGCTGGCTGCGAACGACGGCAATGCAAACTCCATCATTGGCCAGTTTGGTGTTGGCTTCTATTCAGCCTTCATGGTTGCCAACCGGGTGGAAGTGTTTTCGCAGTCACGTCGTGCAGGAGCCAAGGCGGTGCGCTGGAGCTCAGACGGCTCAGGCCAGTACGAAATCTCGGAGGCTGAGGGCGTCCAGGAAGGCACCAAAATTGTGCTCACCTTGAAGCCGGATTGCTCGGACTTTGCTGATGGGGACTTTGTGGGCAAAGTGATAGAGAAGTACAGCAATTTTGTAGGCAGTGCCATCTACCTCAATGGGCGACAAGTCAACACACTGCAGGTAAGATACCTCAATGCTTGTGGCCTCTTCTAA